The genomic window AAGAAGGCATCTCTACCCCCACCCCctacccaccatttccaatgtaaagttacacccccccccccattaccAACCTGTACTCAGaggataatatttttatattaaaacattaattttttctcaaatgaTGAAACTATTTTAAAGCATGAGAATAagataattataaaattccCTCACTGAACAGTTTGAACAATCATTTCATGTGATGAATAATCTGTTTGGTGCTCttgcataaaattatatttatgatgTAACATTAACAAAATCAACTGTCAATAATCTAGGATATCTAAAGACTAACCAAAATCGGTCCGTGTGTCAGATCTGTGTCTGTACATAACAAGTTGGCATCCTTGATTGACAAGATTAGACAAAGAATATTCGTTTGAGAGAAGAATGGGCAAAATGAGGGCAAGTGAAGTATCCTTTGGTTTGAGACAACTGGGACCAAAACATAATCCAAGCTTTGAGGTAAATTCTTCTGGGTCGCATGTTGAGTGACGTTGTTGATACTTTTTGTTCGACCGTAAATACTCACCTAATTGTCTAAGTAATATTTCGCTTAatcgattacgacaaagagcacacagcGGATGTGACTGGTGTGACATATTTAAAGTACAAGTTAATTACATAATCACTGTCAaccaaatgttttattatatggtAAAATGTACTgttatgtaaaacatattattgaaGCTGAATATAATAAACAGTCTACACACACACATGCGTTGTATATGACATGGTGTCAGAAGTGGCTGCCAAAATCGGCCAGAAACCCAGACCAAACGAAAACATCCTTCAAGGAAATTAAGTGTTCGACATTTACAGTGACCATTTGAAGTCATATTTCATGTCATTTTGAAAAGATGGCATCGGACAAGGAGCCAAATCCGAAGATGGCCTGGGAATCTCAGGACCTCCCGAGTGCATTTAAGTCATTCAAAGCTCACTGTGAATTTATGTTTGGTGGACCTCTCAAAGGGAAATCGGAGGAACAACAGTGCAATTACCTGATGTTATGGGTAGGTGAAAAGGGCAGAAACATTTATTCGACTTGGAATCTGCAGGGTGATGAcaagaaaactttaaaagtttattttgacCGTTTTGAACAATATTGCAAGCCTAAATCTAATGTGATATATGCACGTTACAAGTTCAAGTGTCGCACTCAAGATGAAGAAGAAACTTTTGAACAGTTTTATACCGATTTGAAAGTGTTGTTCAATGACTGTGGTTATAATCCTGATATTGAGGATGAGATGTTGAGAGATCACATTGTGTTTGGTGTGAAATCAAAGAAAGTTCGTGAAAAACTCATTAGTGAAGGATCAGAGCTGACCCTACAGAAATGTACAGACATTGTAAGAACATTTGAGCTGTCACAGAAGCAATTGAAATCTATGAATTCATCAGGGGAAGACCCTAATGTGAATGTCATTGTAAAGAAGAAGCCGCAAGCAGTCAAACCTCGCGCATTCAAGGCAAAACAGAAGAAGTGTTCCCGATGTGGATACGAACATTTCTATAAAGATAGATGTCCTGCTATTGGTCAGTTGTGTAATTTGTGTCAGAAGCCTGACCATTTCGCAAGTATGTGCAAAACTAAAACACAGTCATACTCCCACAAGCATGTTAAAACCAAAGAATATCATAAACAGAAGAAGAAAGTGAATATGGTACAAgaaatatcatcagatacagacagtgaaaGTGACGAAGAAAGTGATACATCTGCTGAAATATTTATGGGCATGATACATGAAGTTAACTCTGTAAATCCAGAATCAGACTGGACAGTAAACTGTAAAGTGAATGACCATAGTGTAACAATGCATGTGGACACTGGAGCCAAATGTAATGTCGTTAGCCGGAATGTTCTACAGCGCCTGAAATTCAGTGAAACAATACAGAGATCAGAAGCCGTATTGAAAAGTTTCAGTGGACATACCATGAAATCCACAGGATTAGTAGTACTTCCATGCATATTTCACCATGAAACATTCAACATTCCATTTGAAGTTGTAGACATCAAAACTCCAACAATACTTGGATCAGAGACAAGTCAACAGATAGGACTAGTTCAGAAGATGTTTAGTGTGGCACAATTTGAAACACAGGCCTCACAAAACCTTACCGAACAGTTGATACGCAAGAACTATTCAGATTTATTCATTGGTGTTGGTCGTTTACCTGGCAAACACAAGATACACTTGAAGGAGGATGTGCAACCAGTCGTCCATCCACCGAGACGTATCTCAGTAGCACTTCGTCAAAAGGTGAAGGACAAACTTAGAACCATGGAGAAAGACGGAATCATTATTCGGCAGATAGAGCCAACTGAGTGGGTCAACAGTCTTGTTACAGTCATAAAACCCAATGGTTCAGTGAGACTTTGCCTTGATCCTAGAGATCTCAACAAAGCCATAAGAAGACCCCATTATCCTATGCTTACCATTGAGGAAATTGTCACTCGCATGCCAAATGCCAAGTACTTCTCCAAGTTGGATGCAACTTCCGGTTTTTGGCAGATTCAGCTGGACGAGGACAGTTCCAAACTTTGTACATTTAACTCACCACTTGGAAGATTCAGATTCTTAAGGATGCCATTTGGTCTAAACTGTGCATCGGAAATATACCAAAGTGTGATGTCACGAATGGTGGAAGACATTGACGGTGCTGAAGTCATCGTTGACGATATTCTTGTGTGGGGTGAAACTCTAAAAGAACATGACGAAAGATTAAAGAAAGTCTTAGAACGAGCAAAAGACTATAATTTGAAATTGAGTTCCGAAAAATGTGAATTCCGCAGAAAGGAAGTGACCTATGTTGGACATGTTCTCAGTAGTGAGGGTCTCAAGGCAGATCCAGAGAAGATCCGGGCCGTGACAGAAATGACACCGCCAACTAACAAAAAGGACCTAAGGAAATTCATGGGATTCATTCAGTATCTTGCAAAATTTCTTCCAAACTTGTCTCAGGAATCGGCACCCTTAAGACAATTACTCTCTAAGGATGTTGCATGGCATTGGGATGGAAACAAGCAGAAAAGTTTCCAGAAACTGAAGGAGATGGTAACCAATACTCCAGTTTTGACATATTTTGATCCTGAAAAACCAGTCTTACTTACCGTGGACAGCAGCTCAACAGGTCTTGGAGCAGCAATAATTCAAGATGGTAAACCAATTGCATTTGGATCCAGAGCTTTGACTACAACACAGCAGAAGTACTCACAGTTGGAAAAGGAGACCCTAGCTATAGTTTATGGCTGTCAGAAATTTCACCAGTATGTCTATGGAAGACGAATTCAAGTTGAAACTGACCACAAACCTCTTCAGTCTATCTTCCGTAAACCATTACATGACATTCCAGCCCGACTGCAGAAAATGGTTCTTACATTACAATGTTATGACTTGGATGTAACATACAAACCTGGGAATACTCTTGTTGTAGCTGATCATCTATCCAGAAATTACTTGAAAGAGACAACAGAGAAGTTAGTTGATGAATTCTCCGTCAATGCTTTGTCGTACTTACCCCTATCACCTGGAAAGTATGCAGAATTACAAAAATCAGCTTCCGCAGATCTTGAAATGATTCTACTCAGTAAAGCTATTCTAGAAGGATGGCCAGAGAGTCGCGATCAACTTCCCGTGGAAATACGCACCTACTGGAATTACAGAGATGAACTTGCATGCATAGATGGCTTGATCTACAAAGGTCTTAGACTAGTGATACCACAAACCTGTCGTAAGGAAATGTTAGCGAGGATACACGAATCTCATTTAGGCATTGTAAAATGCAAAGCAATGGCACGTGAAGTCATGTTTTGGCCATCAATGGGAAGTTACATTGAAGATATTATCTCCAAATGCAGCATTTGTGCTACCCATCAACGACAAAATCCAAGAGAAAGTCTTATTCCTCATAAAATACCAGACCGACCTTGGTCTAAAATAGCCATGGATTTGTTTGAATTCAATGGACACCAGTATCTCCTGTCAGTAGACTTTTATTCAAAATGGCCAGAGATAGCGAAACTGGAACAGCCTAACTCCAGTTGTGTGATTCAACATCTAAAGAGCCTGTTCGCACGATATGGTATTCCTGATGAAGCCTTGTCTGATAATGGACCTCAGTTTGCTAGTGCTGAATTTAGGAAATTTGCCCAAGAGTATGAATTTCGCCACTTGACGTCTAGTCCCCATTTTCCCCAATCAAATGGACAAGTGGAACGAATGGTTCAAACAATCAAACACTTACTCGAAAAAGCAAAGGATCCTTACCTGGCAATCTTGGATTATAGGAACACACCTTTTGAAGAACTTGGATTATCGCCAGCTCAGTTATTTCTAGCGAGACGATTAAGGACAAAGTTACCTGTATCAGCAACACTTTTGAAACCACAAAACGCTGAATTTGTCAAAGAAAGCTTAAAGACTCGCCAGGCCAAGCAGAAGAGGAAATTTGATAAACATGTTCCAAAATCTGACTTGAAACCATTGATTCCAGGAGAAAAGGTTTTGATCAAACACAATGATCAGTGGATACATGGATCAGTTGCAGAGAAACATGAATTGCCACGTTCATATGTAGTTAAGGGAAACAATGGCAGGAAATATCGCAGAAATAGAAGGGACTTAAGGCCAACGAACTCTAATCCTGCAGAAGTGAGGGAAAAAGAAGAAAACCTGGAAATTACACCATTCCTGGATCATGCCGCCCAACATGGATCGATGGATCGTGTGGATAGGAAACCCGAGAGGAAACCTACTATTGGTAACACAGAGGAGATACAGAAGGACGCGCCTCAAAAGATTCAGAGTCCAGTGAAGACCAGGTCGGGACGTGAAATCAAACTTCCATCAAGATTCCGTGATTAGTTGTGAAATCAGTgataat from Magallana gigas chromosome 9, xbMagGiga1.1, whole genome shotgun sequence includes these protein-coding regions:
- the LOC105335578 gene encoding retrovirus-related Pol polyprotein from transposon opus gives rise to the protein MASDKEPNPKMAWESQDLPSAFKSFKAHCEFMFGGPLKGKSEEQQCNYLMLWVGEKGRNIYSTWNLQGDDKKTLKVYFDRFEQYCKPKSNVIYARYKFKCRTQDEEETFEQFYTDLKVLFNDCGYNPDIEDEMLRDHIVFGVKSKKVREKLISEGSELTLQKCTDIVRTFELSQKQLKSMNSSGEDPNVNVIVKKKPQAVKPRAFKAKQKKCSRCGYEHFYKDRCPAIGQLCNLCQKPDHFASMCKTKTQSYSHKHVKTKEYHKQKKKVNMVQEISSDTDSESDEESDTSAEIFMGMIHEVNSVNPESDWTVNCKVNDHSVTMHVDTGAKCNVVSRNVLQRLKFSETIQRSEAVLKSFSGHTMKSTGLVVLPCIFHHETFNIPFEVVDIKTPTILGSETSQQIGLVQKMFSVAQFETQASQNLTEQLIRKNYSDLFIGVGRLPGKHKIHLKEDVQPVVHPPRRISVALRQKVKDKLRTMEKDGIIIRQIEPTEWVNSLVTVIKPNGSVRLCLDPRDLNKAIRRPHYPMLTIEEIVTRMPNAKYFSKLDATSGFWQIQLDEDSSKLCTFNSPLGRFRFLRMPFGLNCASEIYQSVMSRMVEDIDGAEVIVDDILVWGETLKEHDERLKKVLERAKDYNLKLSSEKCEFRRKEVTYVGHVLSSEGLKADPEKIRAVTEMTPPTNKKDLRKFMGFIQYLAKFLPNLSQESAPLRQLLSKDVAWHWDGNKQKSFQKLKEMVTNTPVLTYFDPEKPVLLTVDSSSTGLGAAIIQDGKPIAFGSRALTTTQQKYSQLEKETLAIVYGCQKFHQYVYGRRIQVETDHKPLQSIFRKPLHDIPARLQKMVLTLQCYDLDVTYKPGNTLVVADHLSRNYLKETTEKLVDEFSVNALSYLPLSPGKYAELQKSASADLEMILLSKAILEGWPESRDQLPVEIRTYWNYRDELACIDGLIYKGLRLVIPQTCRKEMLARIHESHLGIVKCKAMAREVMFWPSMGSYIEDIISKCSICATHQRQNPRESLIPHKIPDRPWSKIAMDLFEFNGHQYLLSVDFYSKWPEIAKLEQPNSSCVIQHLKSLFARYGIPDEALSDNGPQFASAEFRKFAQEYEFRHLTSSPHFPQSNGQVERMVQTIKHLLEKAKDPYLAILDYRNTPFEELGLSPAQLFLARRLRTKLPVSATLLKPQNAEFVKESLKTRQAKQKRKFDKHVPKSDLKPLIPGEKVLIKHNDQWIHGSVAEKHELPRSYVVKGNNGRKYRRNRRDLRPTNSNPAEVREKEENLEITPFLDHAAQHGSMDRVDRKPERKPTIGNTEEIQKDAPQKIQSPVKTRSGREIKLPSRFRD